ATTTTTATCCTGTTTTTTAAACAAAATCAGCCTCTCCTTTCTATTTCTAACTAAAGATTATTATTTCTTAGAACCAGTTTTACCAGCTTTACGACGAATATGTTCGCCTTCGTACTTAATACCTTTTCCTTTGTAAGGTTCAGGTTCTCTGTAAGAACGAATTTTAGCTGCCATAGCGCCAACAGCTTCTTTGTCAATACCAGATACAACAATCTTGTTAGGAGCAGGAGCTTCTAATTTAATACCAACAGGAGGTTCAACAACTACTGGATGAGAAAAACCTAAAGATAAGTTAAGGTTTTTACCAGCTTGTGCAGCTCTGTAACCTACACCGTTAATTTCTAAGTTTTTTACAAAGCCTTGAGTTACACCTACAACCATATTATTAATAAGAGTACGTGTAAGACCATGTAAAGATCTATGCAATTTATCTTCGGAAGGACGTTCTACTGTTACAACGCCGTCTCCTACTGTAATTTTCATATCTTTATGACAGTCGCGGCTGATTTCGCCTTTTGGACCTTTTACCGCTACGTGATTGTGTTCATCAACTGTTACAGTAACCCCAGCAGGGAT
The window above is part of the Megamonas hypermegale genome. Proteins encoded here:
- the rplF gene encoding 50S ribosomal protein L6, with the protein product MSRIGREPITIPAGVTVTVDEHNHVAVKGPKGEISRDCHKDMKITVGDGVVTVERPSEDKLHRSLHGLTRTLINNMVVGVTQGFVKNLEINGVGYRAAQAGKNLNLSLGFSHPVVVEPPVGIKLEAPAPNKIVVSGIDKEAVGAMAAKIRSYREPEPYKGKGIKYEGEHIRRKAGKTGSKK